Proteins from a single region of Oxyura jamaicensis isolate SHBP4307 breed ruddy duck chromosome 27 unlocalized genomic scaffold, BPBGC_Ojam_1.0 oxy27_random_OJ71076, whole genome shotgun sequence:
- the LOC118158384 gene encoding oxysterol-binding protein-related protein 7-like yields the protein MPHDHERNYGFTQFALELNELTPELRRVLPSTDTRLRPDQRYLEEGNVPAAETQKRQIEQLQRDRRRVMEENNITHQARFFRRLTDANGKESWVTNNTYWKLRLDPGFAHLDSAVLW from the exons ATGCCCCACGACCATGAGAGGAACTACGGCTTCACCCAGTTCGCCCTGGAGCTGAACGAGCTCACGCCCGAGCTGCGGCGCGTCCTGCCCTCCACCGACACCCGCCTGCGCCCCGACCAGCG GTACCTGGAGGAGGGCAACGTGCCAGCGGCCGAGACGCAGAAGCGCCAGATCGAGCAGCTGCAGCGGGACCGGCGCCGGGTGATGGAGGAGAACAACATCACGCACCAGGCGCGCTTCTTCCG GCGGCTGACGGACGCCAACGGCAAGGAGTCGTGGGTCACCAACAACACCTACTGGAAGCTGCGCCTCGACCCCGGCTTCGCCCACCTGGACAGCGCGGTGCTCTGGTAG